One genomic segment of Borrelia coriaceae includes these proteins:
- the lysS gene encoding lysine--tRNA ligase, translating into MKTAHWADFYAKKIIEEKGDKRQYTVASGITPSGTVHIGNFREVISVDLVARSLKDAGKNVRFIYSWDNYDVFRKVPKNMPDQELLTAHLRQAITRVPDTKTNKSSYARANEVEFEQYLPIVGIEPEFINQSLKYMSSDYSNQIKFALDHKDKIAEVLNQYRTTKLADNWYPISIFCTKCNKDTTTVKNYNHCYSVEYCCECGNKESLDLRKTWAVKLPWRIDWPMRWKYENVDFEPAGKDHHSSGGSFDTSIEIVKIFGGTPPVTFQYDFISIKGHGGKISSSSGDVVSLKDVLEIYTPEVTRFLFASTKPNTEFSISFDLDVIKIYEDYDKFERVYYGIDDIKENKKEAFKRIYELSQPKAPDKEIPYQIGFRHLSVICQIVEGDKDKIFKLLNDVKESQKAKLINKIECAINWIKKFAPEDFKFSLRSTFDKIETLKDNNKQGVTQLLNFLKKNFNNVTEKEIQDEIYNIARNNNIEPPLFFKQLYNILINKDKGPKLAGFIKTIGIKKFEEIITHYI; encoded by the coding sequence ATGAAAACAGCACACTGGGCGGATTTTTATGCGAAAAAAATAATAGAAGAAAAAGGTGATAAGAGGCAATATACAGTTGCATCAGGCATTACTCCATCAGGAACCGTACACATTGGAAACTTCAGAGAAGTAATTTCAGTTGACCTTGTAGCAAGATCACTAAAAGATGCAGGAAAAAATGTAAGATTTATATACTCATGGGATAACTATGACGTATTTAGAAAAGTACCTAAGAACATGCCTGACCAAGAATTACTGACAGCCCATTTAAGACAAGCAATCACAAGGGTTCCTGATACCAAAACCAATAAATCAAGCTATGCAAGAGCAAACGAAGTGGAATTCGAACAATATCTACCCATTGTAGGTATTGAGCCAGAATTTATAAATCAAAGTCTAAAATACATGTCAAGTGACTATTCAAATCAAATTAAGTTTGCACTAGATCATAAGGATAAAATAGCAGAAGTCCTCAATCAATACAGAACGACAAAACTTGCTGATAACTGGTATCCTATTAGCATTTTCTGCACCAAATGCAACAAAGATACTACAACAGTAAAAAATTATAATCATTGCTATTCCGTTGAATACTGTTGCGAATGTGGTAATAAGGAATCACTCGATTTAAGAAAAACTTGGGCTGTAAAACTCCCATGGAGAATCGATTGGCCAATGAGATGGAAATACGAAAACGTTGATTTCGAACCTGCTGGAAAAGATCATCATAGTAGTGGAGGGAGCTTTGATACCTCAATAGAAATTGTAAAAATTTTTGGAGGAACTCCTCCCGTAACATTCCAGTATGATTTCATATCAATCAAGGGACATGGCGGAAAAATATCTTCATCATCTGGAGATGTCGTATCACTCAAAGATGTCCTTGAAATATATACTCCTGAAGTTACAAGATTCCTATTCGCATCAACAAAACCCAATACGGAGTTTTCAATATCATTCGATCTTGACGTAATAAAAATTTACGAGGATTATGATAAATTTGAAAGAGTATACTATGGAATTGATGACATCAAAGAAAACAAAAAAGAAGCTTTTAAAAGAATTTACGAACTATCTCAACCAAAAGCACCAGACAAAGAAATTCCCTATCAAATTGGGTTTAGACATTTAAGTGTGATTTGTCAAATCGTTGAAGGTGACAAAGATAAAATTTTTAAGCTTTTAAATGATGTAAAAGAAAGTCAAAAAGCAAAACTTATAAATAAAATTGAGTGTGCAATTAACTGGATCAAAAAATTTGCACCTGAAGACTTTAAATTTTCACTAAGGTCTACATTTGATAAAATTGAAACCTTAAAGGATAACAATAAACAAGGTGTGACACAATTACTAAACTTTTTGAAAAAAAATTTCAACAATGTCACTGAAAAAGAAATACAGGATGAAATTTATAATATTGCAAGAAACAATAACATCGAACCCCCATTATTCTTTAAACAATTATATAATATACTAATTAACAAAGACAAAGGACCAAAATTAGCAGGATTTATTAAAACA
- the era gene encoding GTPase Era gives MKSGFVSIIGRPSTGKSTLLNAICERQISIISSTPQTTRNKIKGIFTDKRGQIIFIDTPGFHISKKKFNIALMNNVHSAITEAELILYVIDIQDEPGIEENEILTIISNSKINFLVVINKIDIQETKEKEIMIFLEKKGIKKNNIIKISASKKTNIEEIKDKIYENLQEGPLYYPEKYYTDQEMNLRTSEIIRGVAIKKLKEELPYSLYTEIEILENRQNKLFIKANIIVAGESQKGIIVGKGGKGIKAIGKEAREIISEIFEKKCDLFLQVKLKKNWNKNPKLIKKLIN, from the coding sequence ATGAAATCAGGATTTGTATCAATAATAGGTAGACCTTCAACGGGGAAATCTACACTCTTAAATGCAATATGTGAACGTCAAATATCAATCATTTCATCTACACCACAAACAACTAGAAATAAAATAAAAGGAATATTCACAGATAAAAGGGGTCAAATTATTTTTATAGACACACCTGGATTTCATATAAGTAAGAAAAAATTCAACATAGCATTAATGAATAACGTGCATTCGGCAATTACAGAAGCAGAATTGATTCTCTACGTAATTGACATTCAAGACGAACCTGGAATTGAAGAAAATGAAATATTAACAATCATTAGTAACTCCAAGATTAATTTTTTAGTAGTCATCAACAAAATTGATATCCAAGAAACAAAAGAAAAAGAAATAATGATATTTTTAGAAAAAAAAGGAATAAAAAAAAACAATATTATCAAAATTTCTGCTTCTAAAAAAACCAATATCGAAGAAATTAAAGATAAAATTTATGAAAACCTACAAGAAGGACCTCTTTACTATCCAGAAAAATATTATACAGATCAAGAAATGAACTTAAGAACTAGTGAAATAATTAGAGGCGTAGCAATTAAAAAACTAAAAGAAGAACTACCATATTCTTTATATACAGAAATAGAGATTTTAGAAAACAGGCAAAACAAACTATTTATTAAAGCAAATATTATTGTAGCTGGAGAGAGTCAAAAAGGCATCATAGTAGGTAAAGGGGGCAAAGGAATAAAAGCAATTGGAAAAGAAGCAAGAGAGATAATATCAGAAATATTTGAAAAAAAATGTGATTTATTTCTACAAGTAAAATTAAAAAAAAATTGGAACAAAAACCCTAAATTAATCAAAAAGTTAATCAATTAG
- a CDS encoding zinc ribbon domain-containing protein yields MKKVNFEVFCEQCGAAVELDKAMCSNCHSRLGDLECPNCGYVGTVSAFENGCPKCGYSPFEEQVKERSFKRRRRVEFRRTWNSNFLKSRFYFGFNVSVMLYLFASFLIVLLFVYILFF; encoded by the coding sequence TTGAAAAAAGTTAATTTTGAAGTTTTTTGTGAGCAATGTGGGGCGGCAGTTGAGCTTGATAAAGCTATGTGTTCAAATTGTCACTCTAGGCTAGGGGATCTTGAGTGTCCAAATTGTGGATATGTAGGTACTGTTTCTGCATTTGAGAATGGTTGTCCAAAATGTGGTTATAGTCCTTTTGAAGAACAGGTTAAAGAACGCTCTTTTAAAAGAAGACGAAGAGTAGAATTTAGAAGAACCTGGAATAGTAATTTTTTAAAATCGAGGTTTTATTTTGGATTTAATGTTAGTGTAATGCTTTATTTATTTGCTAGTTTTTTGATAGTTTTGCTTTTTGTTTATATTCTTTTCTTCTAA
- a CDS encoding DUF192 domain-containing protein yields the protein MILRIFFTLVFCISCVNHIYDKEIIINNTKFFVKLAIDEPTRAKGYMGTKRINENNGMLFVFRSEKNLSFWMKDTPVPLEIAYINSVGIIKEIYSLVPFSEKVVNSRYKVKYALEVLKGSFAKFKIKVGDRVKFNFDIDSLNVE from the coding sequence TTGATCCTGAGAATTTTTTTTACATTAGTCTTTTGCATATCGTGTGTTAATCATATATATGATAAAGAAATTATTATCAATAATACTAAATTTTTTGTTAAGCTTGCAATTGATGAACCTACTAGAGCTAAGGGCTATATGGGTACTAAGAGGATAAATGAGAATAATGGTATGCTTTTTGTTTTTAGATCGGAGAAAAATTTATCTTTTTGGATGAAAGATACTCCAGTGCCGCTTGAAATTGCTTATATTAATTCTGTAGGTATTATTAAGGAAATTTATAGTTTGGTTCCTTTCTCAGAAAAGGTTGTGAATTCTAGGTATAAGGTTAAGTATGCTCTTGAGGTTCTAAAAGGTTCTTTTGCTAAATTTAAAATTAAAGTAGGTGATAGAGTAAAATTTAACTTTGATATTGATTCTTTGAATGTAGAATAG
- a CDS encoding N-acetylmuramoyl-L-alanine amidase, translating to MINLIFVSLFLNAQEVDYVNILDSFDSNVFKFNFNIESDILTIEHEKGHLKLKVGFEYGLSSIGYYIYVDPIILKDGEILITEKAVMRIENHFRALQSYSKPRITSIVIDPGHGGHDGGAIVTHKINEHDITLVEKDFALTYSMHLYKILSNYFLDRNILLTRVDDVFVSLQDRSELANAIKPDFPHNVIFLSIHVNNALNPEARGIEFWYLPQDSKREVVRNFKGYDIRGNRYLRELNDILDIKYKYESKKLAEILYETFINVLCETKIRSIREEQWFVIKNSSMPAVLIEIGFLSNIDDAMLILDYNYMSKINVLVLKALIKFIEFYEK from the coding sequence TTGATTAATTTAATTTTTGTTTCTCTATTTTTAAATGCCCAGGAAGTTGATTATGTTAATATTCTGGATTCATTTGATAGTAACGTTTTTAAGTTCAACTTTAATATTGAAAGTGATATTCTTACAATTGAACATGAGAAAGGACATCTTAAGCTTAAAGTTGGCTTTGAGTATGGTCTTTCATCTATTGGTTATTATATTTACGTTGATCCTATTATTTTAAAGGATGGAGAGATCTTGATAACCGAGAAGGCTGTGATGCGGATTGAAAATCATTTTAGAGCTTTGCAGAGTTATAGTAAACCTCGAATAACATCGATAGTAATTGATCCTGGTCATGGTGGACATGATGGAGGGGCTATTGTGACTCATAAGATCAATGAACATGATATTACTCTCGTAGAGAAAGATTTTGCTCTAACTTATTCTATGCATTTATATAAAATCTTGAGTAATTATTTTCTAGACAGGAATATTCTATTAACTCGTGTAGATGATGTTTTTGTGTCGTTACAAGATAGATCTGAGCTTGCAAATGCAATTAAACCAGATTTTCCACATAATGTCATATTTTTATCCATACATGTGAATAATGCGCTAAATCCTGAAGCTAGGGGAATTGAATTTTGGTATCTTCCCCAGGATTCAAAAAGAGAAGTTGTGAGAAATTTTAAAGGGTATGATATTAGAGGTAATAGATACTTAAGGGAGCTTAATGATATACTAGATATTAAGTATAAATATGAATCAAAGAAATTAGCTGAAATTTTATATGAGACTTTTATTAATGTTTTATGTGAGACCAAAATTCGATCAATTAGGGAAGAGCAGTGGTTTGTAATTAAAAATAGTAGTATGCCTGCTGTGTTAATTGAAATTGGATTTTTATCTAACATTGATGATGCGATGTTGATTTTGGATTACAATTATATGAGCAAGATAAATGTATTAGTACTTAAAGCTTTAATTAAGTTTATTGAATTTTATGAAAAATAA
- a CDS encoding flagellar filament outsheath protein, with protein sequence MKNNFIYCNFFIRNGTKYSLEILVALLFLSFLFSSYMVFINCENIFFRKVFYFYCDNELISDLRYLKEKKTLKDNLDFLVKDFLLGNSNGFSLQFDTRDVRFLYSFMIDDVYFINLSKEFYNSFASGGYSDSDKLRVSSFVKSLKETINFNYPRHVRKVVIFIEGYVLNV encoded by the coding sequence ATGAAAAATAATTTTATCTATTGTAATTTTTTTATTCGTAATGGAACAAAATATTCTCTTGAGATATTAGTTGCACTTTTATTTTTAAGTTTCCTATTTTCTTCATATATGGTTTTTATAAATTGTGAGAATATTTTCTTTAGGAAAGTATTCTATTTTTATTGTGATAATGAATTGATTTCTGATTTAAGATATTTGAAAGAGAAAAAGACTCTTAAAGATAATTTGGATTTTTTAGTTAAAGATTTTCTATTGGGTAATAGTAATGGTTTTTCTTTGCAATTTGATACAAGAGACGTTAGATTTTTGTATTCTTTTATGATTGATGATGTATATTTTATAAATCTCTCAAAGGAGTTTTATAATTCTTTTGCAAGTGGGGGTTATAGTGATTCTGATAAATTGAGAGTAAGTTCATTTGTTAAATCTTTAAAAGAAACAATTAATTTTAACTATCCTAGACATGTTAGAAAAGTTGTTATTTTTATTGAAGGGTATGTTTTAAATGTGTAA
- a CDS encoding flagellar filament outer layer protein FlaA, protein MAKVKDIVFVLFFLIILSPIFGQRVSSESSGDNFVQNEPGELVLDFAELARDPSPTKLDLTDYVERVYSGASGIVKAEDMVLDLGISNWTVLLTPSARMQTYVKNSVIAPAVVKSESKRYAGDTVLGVRVLFPSHSQSSAMVLPPFKIPFYAGEDGNQFLGKGLIDNVKTMREVKVTVYSLGHEIDLEVLFEDMSGMEYVYPLGSLKFKGWADLVWSNPNYLPSISAKIVKDNVPNYPVPSSKMRFKAFRVSKSHSSKDQNLIFYVKDVRVIYDKLSVSLDSDIDNEAVFKIYETRGAKSLQRLKTREALKRVLKIRENVSMPDESFQNFLEKGNKNGPGTRSLE, encoded by the coding sequence ATGGCTAAAGTAAAAGACATTGTTTTTGTTTTATTTTTTCTTATTATCTTAAGTCCTATTTTTGGACAAAGGGTATCTAGTGAATCATCAGGTGATAATTTTGTGCAAAACGAACCTGGAGAATTAGTTCTTGATTTTGCAGAACTTGCAAGGGATCCAAGTCCAACAAAGCTTGATCTTACAGATTATGTTGAGCGTGTATATTCTGGAGCTTCAGGTATTGTGAAGGCAGAAGATATGGTTTTAGATCTTGGAATAAGTAATTGGACTGTCCTTTTAACTCCTTCAGCTAGGATGCAGACTTATGTTAAAAATTCTGTTATTGCTCCAGCTGTTGTTAAGAGTGAATCTAAAAGATATGCAGGTGATACAGTATTAGGAGTGAGAGTGTTATTTCCAAGTCATTCTCAATCTTCTGCAATGGTTTTGCCTCCATTTAAGATTCCTTTTTATGCTGGAGAAGATGGTAATCAGTTTTTAGGTAAAGGTCTGATTGACAATGTTAAGACTATGAGAGAAGTTAAGGTGACCGTTTACAGCTTGGGTCATGAGATTGATCTTGAAGTTTTATTTGAAGATATGAGTGGTATGGAATATGTTTATCCTTTAGGTAGTTTAAAATTTAAGGGTTGGGCAGATTTAGTGTGGTCAAATCCTAATTATCTTCCAAGCATAAGTGCTAAAATAGTTAAAGATAATGTTCCTAATTACCCTGTTCCTTCAAGTAAGATGAGATTTAAGGCATTTAGAGTTTCAAAATCGCATAGTTCCAAGGATCAGAATTTGATTTTTTATGTCAAAGATGTCAGAGTTATTTATGATAAATTAAGTGTTTCTTTAGATTCTGACATTGATAATGAAGCTGTATTTAAGATTTATGAGACACGTGGTGCTAAATCACTTCAAAGATTAAAAACACGGGAAGCGCTTAAGAGAGTTTTAAAGATTAGGGAGAATGTGTCAATGCCAGATGAGTCCTTTCAAAATTTCCTAGAGAAAGGCAATAAGAATGGTCCTGGAACACGATCTCTAGAATAA
- a CDS encoding chemotaxis protein CheA has translation MIDPENEELLEIFFEEAQNLVDTLEENIMSLEDDPHNADTIDEIFRAAHTLKGGSASVDMMELSGFTHVVEDVFDAIRDNKLKICNDLVDLLLSALDVIKGMLEARLNGDVYLQDVSELKNKLRGFLKDEHQTVAPVVSLDDANDDEFLLSSHELGDMREVVGVGQKVLRVSIYFDKDNPMATISGIQIFQALKDLGPILYTVPNYEQLIADKFLRRVDYYLLYLNSSNVEEKINLSDVALSCVIDELDVDSELAKAELREKGTVVHDTLFKVKLQLSNDELISLRERIGDSKLFEVKLNFNKDNPMSTISGFQMLQALKSLGEIYKTIPDSEDLLSDKFFEFIVYYLISDASVDSISKKVDLSDVVINFDINEIDLKNIKDIDLSSEVGSYPSVKEPKKAAVSVNLIRIDSKRIDSILNLVSEAVISKSTYNQINADMTSFLYGFNYFYDYQENLRNSFLVDLKVVCKDVGLELESSLENQIANLVEHKLDKTLRDMAGLRDLLLKILQDSKFASNRFSRIITDLHESVLKTRMLPVSSIFSRFTRVVRDLSKKLGKVVELSTEGEDTEIDKSVIDDLVDPLMHCVRNSMDHGLETADERLKKGKDKVGHIVLRAKNEGNVISIEIEDDGKGIDPNIIRQKSIEKGLIKEDAVLSESEIFNLIFEPGFSTASQITDVSGRGVGLDVVKNNIKKLNGNIIIDSKVDVGTTFKIKLPLTLVIVQGLLVKSGAEVYVVPLNSVLETHRISEENIKLLENDHEVYNLREEVISVLRLDELFNIKDTQTLCEKFLIVISINDKKAGIVVDSILGEEDFVVKPIKDKYASSPGIVGATTLGNGKVVLIIDVFRLFDLKDMKG, from the coding sequence ATGATAGATCCAGAAAACGAAGAACTTTTAGAGATTTTTTTTGAGGAAGCTCAGAACCTTGTAGATACTCTTGAAGAGAACATTATGTCATTAGAGGATGACCCTCATAATGCAGATACTATTGATGAGATATTTAGAGCGGCTCATACTCTTAAGGGTGGTTCAGCTTCTGTTGATATGATGGAACTTTCAGGTTTCACTCATGTCGTTGAGGATGTATTTGATGCTATTAGAGATAATAAATTAAAGATATGTAATGACCTTGTTGATTTACTTTTAAGTGCGCTTGATGTAATAAAAGGTATGCTAGAAGCGCGTCTTAATGGGGATGTTTATTTACAAGATGTAAGCGAGCTTAAAAATAAATTAAGAGGGTTTTTAAAAGATGAGCATCAGACAGTTGCTCCTGTTGTATCTTTGGATGATGCAAATGATGATGAATTTTTACTTTCTTCCCATGAACTTGGTGATATGAGAGAAGTTGTGGGAGTTGGGCAAAAAGTTTTAAGAGTGAGTATTTATTTTGATAAAGATAATCCTATGGCTACAATTTCTGGTATACAGATATTTCAAGCTTTAAAAGACTTAGGTCCAATTCTTTATACTGTTCCTAATTATGAACAACTTATTGCAGATAAATTTTTAAGAAGAGTAGATTATTATTTGCTATATTTAAATAGTTCTAATGTTGAAGAAAAGATCAATTTGTCTGATGTTGCTTTGAGTTGTGTAATTGATGAACTTGATGTTGATAGTGAGTTAGCCAAGGCAGAGTTAAGAGAGAAGGGAACAGTTGTTCATGACACTCTCTTTAAGGTAAAATTACAGCTTTCTAATGATGAGCTTATAAGTTTAAGAGAGCGTATTGGTGATTCTAAATTGTTTGAGGTAAAGTTAAATTTCAATAAAGATAATCCTATGTCAACAATTTCTGGATTTCAGATGTTGCAGGCGTTAAAAAGTTTGGGAGAAATTTATAAAACTATTCCTGATAGTGAAGATTTATTATCCGATAAATTTTTTGAGTTTATTGTATATTATTTAATATCAGATGCCTCAGTAGATAGTATTTCTAAAAAGGTAGATTTGTCAGATGTTGTTATTAATTTTGATATTAACGAAATTGATTTAAAAAATATTAAGGATATAGATTTAAGTAGTGAAGTTGGGAGTTATCCTTCTGTTAAGGAACCTAAGAAGGCAGCTGTAAGTGTCAATTTAATTAGAATTGATAGTAAAAGAATAGATTCCATATTAAACCTTGTAAGTGAGGCTGTTATCAGTAAGTCAACTTATAATCAAATCAATGCTGATATGACGTCTTTCCTTTATGGTTTTAATTATTTTTATGATTATCAAGAAAATTTGAGAAATAGTTTCTTGGTGGATTTAAAGGTGGTTTGTAAGGATGTGGGTTTAGAATTGGAAAGTTCTCTTGAAAACCAAATAGCCAATTTGGTGGAACATAAGCTTGATAAAACTTTACGTGACATGGCAGGTTTAAGAGATTTACTATTAAAAATTCTTCAAGATTCTAAATTTGCTTCTAATAGGTTTTCTAGGATAATTACTGATTTGCATGAAAGTGTTTTAAAGACAAGAATGCTTCCAGTGTCTAGTATTTTTTCAAGATTTACAAGAGTGGTAAGAGACCTTTCAAAGAAGTTAGGAAAAGTTGTAGAGCTTTCTACCGAGGGTGAAGATACGGAGATTGATAAATCTGTTATAGATGATCTTGTAGATCCTTTAATGCATTGTGTTAGGAATTCTATGGATCATGGCCTTGAAACTGCTGATGAGAGACTTAAAAAGGGCAAAGATAAGGTTGGTCATATAGTTTTGCGCGCTAAAAATGAAGGTAATGTGATATCAATTGAGATTGAAGATGATGGGAAAGGTATAGATCCAAATATTATTAGGCAAAAATCAATTGAGAAAGGCTTAATAAAAGAAGATGCGGTGCTATCTGAGAGTGAGATTTTTAATCTAATTTTTGAACCTGGGTTTTCAACAGCTAGTCAAATTACAGATGTTTCTGGTAGAGGCGTAGGACTTGATGTCGTTAAAAATAATATTAAAAAATTAAATGGAAATATTATCATAGATTCGAAAGTTGATGTTGGTACTACTTTTAAAATAAAGCTTCCTTTGACGTTGGTTATTGTGCAGGGCCTTCTTGTAAAGTCAGGTGCTGAGGTTTATGTTGTTCCTTTAAATAGCGTTCTTGAAACACATAGAATTAGTGAAGAGAATATAAAGCTTCTTGAAAATGACCATGAAGTTTATAATTTAAGAGAAGAAGTTATATCTGTGCTTAGGCTTGATGAGCTTTTTAATATAAAGGACACTCAAACCCTATGTGAAAAATTTTTGATAGTCATTAGCATTAATGATAAGAAGGCAGGGATAGTTGTGGATTCTATTCTTGGAGAAGAGGATTTTGTTGTAAAGCCTATTAAAGATAAGTATGCTTCAAGTCCTGGAATAGTGGGAGCTACTACACTTGGTAATGGTAAGGTTGTCTTAATTATTGATGTGTTTAGGCTTTTTGACCTAAAGGATATGAAAGGATAG
- a CDS encoding CheR family methyltransferase, translating into MKIKEICFGEDSLRNQGGGYNSVNLDFKVVSFNIGNDNYLVDIMQVKEIRKSSNFTYVPNAKKYVIGLDNLRGEIISIIDLRIMFNLEVMKRELEDIMVLKNGDLLIGVIVDKVNNVFSIDSSLIQTPHPVLSQESLMHYIKGVVEYGDKLYILLDVDKIFNYDGEEEILLEDGRNDGEVNVSENEDKSFPYNNNAVELSEASITEFSTSSKDDDLKIIKENLFKYSFNASLVSDEFLKKVGMKLDIANINDLSYDNFLGEFYSKSSGCLWDDKYLKEFQEEIVRRYINDMNDVGTILNVFEIGCGDGKETVSFVNVLYDTYKNPFKVKAIDNNLVKAISTSNLVFSEAEINLSEIYVKNSFEQSPGVYKFKPEIMNNILFEYSDAILSEFPDNLAVIFLRDILCFLNDDKQILILDAIAEKSVRGALLILGDNEELKNSNLFVKDISVEHFNLYKRI; encoded by the coding sequence ATTAAAATAAAAGAGATATGTTTTGGTGAGGATAGTTTAAGGAATCAGGGTGGAGGCTATAATTCTGTTAACTTAGATTTTAAAGTGGTATCTTTTAATATTGGGAATGATAATTATCTGGTAGATATTATGCAAGTTAAGGAGATTAGGAAATCTAGTAATTTTACATATGTTCCAAATGCTAAGAAATACGTGATTGGTCTTGATAATTTAAGAGGTGAGATTATTTCTATTATTGATTTGAGGATAATGTTTAATTTGGAAGTAATGAAGAGAGAGCTTGAAGACATTATGGTTCTTAAGAATGGTGATTTATTAATAGGGGTTATTGTTGATAAGGTTAATAATGTTTTTTCAATTGATTCTTCTTTGATTCAAACGCCCCATCCTGTTTTATCTCAGGAATCCCTTATGCATTACATAAAGGGAGTAGTAGAGTATGGTGACAAATTATATATTCTGCTTGATGTTGATAAAATTTTTAATTATGATGGAGAAGAAGAAATTTTATTGGAAGATGGCAGGAATGATGGTGAGGTAAATGTCTCTGAAAATGAAGACAAATCATTTCCTTATAACAATAATGCTGTAGAATTGTCAGAAGCATCTATTACTGAGTTTTCAACGTCTTCTAAGGATGATGATTTAAAGATTATTAAGGAAAATCTTTTTAAATATTCTTTCAATGCATCTTTAGTGAGTGACGAGTTTTTAAAGAAAGTTGGTATGAAATTAGATATTGCAAATATTAATGATTTGTCTTATGATAATTTTCTAGGTGAGTTTTATTCAAAATCATCAGGATGCTTGTGGGATGATAAGTATTTAAAAGAATTTCAGGAAGAGATTGTTAGGCGATATATTAATGATATGAATGATGTTGGCACAATTTTGAATGTTTTTGAGATTGGATGTGGCGATGGAAAGGAAACAGTCTCGTTTGTGAATGTTTTATATGATACTTATAAAAATCCCTTTAAGGTAAAAGCTATTGATAATAATTTAGTTAAAGCAATTAGCACTTCTAATTTAGTTTTCTCAGAGGCTGAGATTAATTTGAGCGAAATTTATGTAAAAAATTCCTTTGAGCAAAGTCCGGGGGTTTATAAATTTAAGCCAGAGATTATGAATAATATTTTATTTGAATATTCAGATGCTATTTTATCAGAATTCCCAGACAATTTGGCAGTTATTTTTTTAAGGGATATTTTATGTTTCTTAAATGATGATAAGCAAATTTTAATTCTGGATGCTATTGCAGAAAAGTCTGTTAGAGGAGCTCTTTTAATTTTGGGAGATAATGAAGAACTTAAGAACAGTAATCTTTTTGTAAAAGATATTTCTGTTGAACATTTTAACTTATATAAAAGGATCTAA
- a CDS encoding chemotaxis protein CheX produces MRIDYIEPFLDAASSVLRDMLLVEDIHMGSPGLKSINQKIKGVSVIVGLAGSVEGSIIIDMDIDTALFVASKLNFEEYVDFDDEETKEMVAATLTEVGNIIAGNFVTTLHAKGFVFDITPPAFIYGENMKISNKGSEALIVPFTLPDGKIIEVNIAIRERV; encoded by the coding sequence ATGAGAATAGATTATATAGAACCATTTTTAGATGCTGCGTCTTCAGTTTTAAGAGATATGTTACTTGTTGAAGATATTCATATGGGCAGCCCTGGACTTAAATCGATAAATCAAAAAATAAAGGGTGTTTCTGTAATTGTAGGACTTGCAGGTTCTGTTGAAGGTAGCATTATTATTGATATGGATATTGATACTGCGCTTTTTGTTGCTTCCAAGTTGAATTTTGAGGAATATGTTGATTTTGATGATGAAGAGACTAAGGAGATGGTAGCAGCAACTCTTACAGAAGTTGGCAATATTATTGCTGGTAATTTTGTTACTACTTTGCATGCTAAAGGTTTTGTGTTTGATATAACTCCACCGGCTTTTATTTATGGAGAAAATATGAAAATAAGTAATAAGGGTTCTGAAGCATTAATAGTACCTTTTACTTTGCCAGATGGTAAAATTATAGAAGTTAATATTGCAATAAGAGAGAGGGTTTGA
- a CDS encoding response regulator — MIQKTTIAMDSSNKPKGINYETGVPFNVLIVDDSVFTVKQLTQIFTSEGFNIIDTAADGEEAVIKYKNHYPNVDVVTLDITMPKMDGITCLSNIMEFDQNAKVIMISALGKEQLVKDCLIKGAKTFIVKPLDRAKVLQRVMSVFIK, encoded by the coding sequence ATGATCCAGAAAACTACGATTGCTATGGATTCTTCAAATAAACCAAAGGGTATTAATTATGAAACAGGTGTTCCTTTTAATGTTTTGATTGTGGATGATTCGGTTTTTACTGTAAAGCAGCTTACACAAATTTTTACGTCTGAGGGCTTTAATATTATTGATACTGCTGCTGATGGTGAAGAGGCTGTAATCAAATATAAGAATCATTATCCTAATGTTGATGTTGTTACTCTTGATATTACTATGCCCAAGATGGATGGAATAACTTGTCTTTCTAATATTATGGAGTTTGATCAAAATGCTAAAGTAATAATGATTTCTGCTTTAGGTAAAGAGCAGTTGGTGAAGGATTGCTTGATTAAAGGTGCAAAGACATTTATTGTAAAGCCTCTTGATAGAGCTAAGGTCCTTCAAAGAGTTATGTCTGTATTTATTAAATAA